The following proteins come from a genomic window of Lycium ferocissimum isolate CSIRO_LF1 chromosome 4, AGI_CSIRO_Lferr_CH_V1, whole genome shotgun sequence:
- the LOC132054799 gene encoding uncharacterized protein LOC132054799: MEYLTVKDPLMLWNNLKDRYDHLKMVVLPQARFDWIHLRLQDFKSIWAYNSAMFKIISQLKLCGENITDHDMLEKTFSTFPASSMLLQQQYREMKFKKYSDLISHLLVAEQHNELLMKNHESRPTGTAPFPEVNEANFSHSRRGRGRGPSRGHGRGRGRNFNHDSRLAPNNTLHHQR; the protein is encoded by the coding sequence atggaatatctcaCTGTTAAAGATCCTCTTATGCTGTGGAATAATTTAAAAGATAGATATGACCACTTGAAGATGGTTGTGCTTCCACAAGCACGTTTTGATTGGATCCATCTGAGGCTACAAGATTTTAAATCTATTTGGGCGTATAATTCTGccatgtttaaaattatttctcagttgaaattatgtggtgaaaatatCACTGATCATGATATGCTGGAGAAAACATTCTCCACTTTTCCTGCCTCGAGTATGCTCCTGCAGCAGCAATACCGAGAGatgaagttcaagaaatattctGATCTAATCTCACATCTTCTAGTGGCTGAACAACATAAtgaattattaatgaaaaatcatgaaagccGACCTACTGGTACTGCcccattccctgaagtgaatgagGCAAATTTTTCCCATTCTAGGCGTGGAAGAGGTCGTGGCCCCAGTCGTGGTCATGGCCGTGGTCGAGGAAGAAATTTTAATCATGATTCTCGTCTTGCACCAAATAACACCCTTCACCACCAAAGATAG
- the LOC132053381 gene encoding pentatricopeptide repeat-containing protein At1g03560, mitochondrial → MRKTLNKPLSAIAATSRINTILINGTNKFPHFTKISNLYLNFTSNPKCVFTNSTFPLQECVKNPLFQIPKPQKPNLYSNFTSKPKLVFSNSHFPLQECVNFPLFQIPKPQKPNLYSNFTSKPKLVFTNSNFPFQECVNFPLFQIPKSKKSNLYLNFSSKPKFIFTNSNIPPPEWIQPFIDLSDLITDRKDLKPSPWVSQILNLLDNSPLMEQNLDAYCFKFLIKLSPSFVAYILKSDNLLPDIAFRFFYWAGKQKGYAHNCECYVFLIQILSASRELDRIKHVFSEFKDKGLLMHVAAVNSLIRSFGELGMVEELLWVWRRMKENDIEPSLYTYNFLMNGLVNSMFIESAERVFEVMESGKVNPDIVTYNTMIKGYCRSGKLKKAMVKFREMEVRKVEPDKITYMTLMQACYAEGDFDSCLGLYHEMEEKDLDIPPHAYTLVIGGLCKTGKVLEGFTVFENMIKKGFRPNLLIYTALIDSYMKHRNLDEAMRLFDRMKSEGFEPDEVTFGVIVNGLCKSGKLDEAMQWLEYCRNNNVAINAMFYSSLIDGLGKAGRVDESRELFEEMAEKGCTRDSYCYNALIDALAKNEKIDEALVVFKRMEDEGCDQTVYTYTILISGLFKEHQNEEALKLWHMMIDKGITPNAASFRALSTGLCLSGKVARACKILDELAPMGVILETAFEDMINVLCKAGRIKQACKLADGIVDRGREIPGKVRTVLINALRKTGNADMAVKLMHSKIGIGYDRMGSIKRRVKFRVLVES, encoded by the coding sequence ATGAGAAAAACCCTCAATAAACCCCTTTCTGCCATTGCTGCAACTTCAAGAATCAACACTATACTCATCAATGGCACAAACAAATTTCCCCACTTCACAAAAATATCCAATCTTTACTTAAATTTCACTTCAAACCCCAAATGTGTATTCACAAATTCCACCTTTCCACTTCAAGAATGTGTGAAAAATCCTCTTTTCCAAATACCCAAACCCCAAAAACCCAATCTGTACTcaaatttcacttcaaaaccCAAATTGGTATTCTCAAATTCTCACTTTCCACTTCAAGAATGTGTGAATTTTCCTCTTTTCCAAATACCCAAACCCCAAAAACCCAATCTTTACTcaaatttcacttcaaaaccCAAATTGGTATTCACAAATTCTAACTTTCCATTTCAAGAATGTGTGAATTTTCCACTTTTCCAAATACCCAAATCAAAAAAATCCAATCTTTACTTAAATTTCAGTTCAAAACCCAAATTTATATTCACAAATTCTAACATTCCACCACCAGAATGGATACAACCATTCATAGACCTGTCTGATTTAATCACAGATAGAAAAGATCTAAAACCATCACCATGGGTATCTCAAATTTTGAATCTTTTAGATAATTCACCATTAATGGAACAGAATTTAGATGCTTATTGTTTCAAATTTCTCATTAAATTATCACCTAGTTTTGTTGCTTATATCTTGAAATCAGATAACCTTTTACCTGATATCGCGTTTCGTTTCTTTTATTGGGCTGGTAAGCAGAAAGGGTATGCTCATAATTGTGAATGCTATGTGTTTTTGATTCAGATTTTATCTGCTTCACGTGAATTAGATAGAATTAAGCATGTGTTTAGTGAATTTAAGGATAAAGGTTTGTTGATGCATGTGGCGGCGGTTAATTCTTTGATTAGGAGTTTTGGAGAACTTGGGATGGTTGAGGAGTTATTATGGGTTTGGCGTCGAATGAAAGAAAATGATATTGAGCctagtttatatacatataacttttTGATGAATGGTTTAGTGAATTCGATGTTTATTGAATCCGCGGAACGTGTTTTTGAGGTTATGGAAAGTGGGAAAGTTAATCCGGATATTGTTACGTATAATACTATGATTAAAGGGTATTGTAGATCTGGGAAGCTTAAAAAAGCAATGGTGAAATTTAGAGAGATGGAGGTTAGGAAAGTGGAACCTGACAAAATTACGTATATGACCCTAATGCAAGCATGCTATGCGGAGGGAGATTTTGATTCTTGTTTGGGACTTTACCATGAAATGGAGGAAAAGGACTTGGATATCCCGCCACACGCGTATACGTTAGTGATTGGAGGGCTTTGTAAAACTGGGAAGGTTTTGGAAGGGTTTACTGTTTTTGAAAATATGATCAAGAAAGGTTTTAGACCTAATCTGTTGATTTATACTGCTTTGATTGACTCGTACATGAAACACAGAAACTTGGATGAGGCGATGAGGCTTTTTGACAGAATGAAGAGTGAAGGATTTGAACCGGATGAGGTAACGTTTGGGGTTATCGTAAATGGTTTATGCAAAAGCGGGAAGTTAGACGAGGCCATGCAGTGGCTCGAGTACTGCCGAAATAATAATGTAGCTATTAATGCTATGTTTTATTCGAGTCTTATTGATGGTCTAGGAAAGGCAGGGAGAGTTGACGAGTCCAGAGAACTCTTTGAGGAGATGGCTGAGAAGGGATGTACGCGTGATTCGTATTGTTATAATGCGCTTATCGATGCCTTGGCCAAAAACGAGAAAATCGATGAAGCTTTGGTTGTTTTTAAGAGAATGGAAGATGAAGGTTGTGATCAAACAGTTTATACGTACACGATATTGATCAGTGGTTTGTTTAAAGAGCATCAAAATGAAGAGGCATTGAaattatggcatatgatgattgaTAAAGGTATAACTCCAAACGCTGCTTCTTTTCGAGCACTTTCGACTGGGCTTTGTCTTTCTGGCAAGGTGGCAAGAGCATGTAAGATATTGGATGAGCTGGCACCTATGGGTGTTATACTGGAGACGGCTTTTGAAGATATGATTAATGTTCTATGCAAAGCAGGGAGAATAAAACAGGCTTGCAAATTAGCTGATGGGATCGTGGATCGAGGTCGAGAAATTCCTGGAAAAGTTCGTACGGTTTTGATTAATGCCTTGAGGAAGACGGGGAATGCTGACATGGCGGTGAAGTTGATGCATAGTAAGATTGGCATTGGATATGACAGGATGGGTAGCATTAAAAGGAGAGTAAAGTTTCGAGTTTTGGTTGAAAGCTGA